The Flavivirga eckloniae genomic interval GTTTTGGCGAGTATTGTAATACTCTTGATAAAACCTTTCAACATTACAGTCCTCGGTAATCAAATTATTACAGGTGTAGCATTTGTTGTCCTGTTTTTTGGAGTTGGTCAATCTGTTGGACTTGCCCAAACAGATTCAATAAAAGAAAAAGGCATTAAACGTTTGTCTTTTGAAAGGGTAATAAACGCTTCAAAAGAAAACACTTGGAAAACAATATCCGATGTTGCTAATTACCACCAAGTGGCACCGAATATTGATAGTGTGGAGATAATTTCAGGCGAAGGCGAAGGAATGGTTAGGAGTTGTACACATAAAAAGGACAAATGGACTGAAATAGCAACTTTATGGGACGAGGGAGAACAATATTCCTTTAAAGTCAATACAGATGCTGAAGATTACCCTTACCCTCTAAAATACTTGCAAGGGACTTGGAAAGTTGAAAAAATTTCCGGATACCAAACCAAAATAACAATGGTATTTGAGTTTACCTACAAGAGGAGAATTTACAATCTTTTAATCCACCCATTTATGAAAAAGCAATTCGATAAAATTTGTCGAGAATTATTAGATAACTGGCAGAATGAGTTGGAAGCAAAATAACTACAGCTAACAACGTGTCCTATAATTAATTGCTTAGTGCAGTGTCTATATGGAAAAATCCTCGTAGACTTTCTATTCGGTTTGTATTTGCTAAATTAGGTGCTTAAAACATGTAACAAACCATACAAACATGTAACTTACAGTTGCTCACTTTGGTATTTTGCGATAACATCAAAAATATTAATCTAGAACAAACTATGGTAAAAAAAATATTATTAAGTGTCATCGGATTCTTTGTGTTAGCTGTAATGGTTTTAATTGTGTTAATTAAATTAGATTCATTCCCCAGCCAGTATAATGAAGTTCCAGTATCTGTTTTTGGGGAAGAACACGATGACCCTTATTTTAAATATAACAGTGGAACCGATGAAAAAAATGAAGCCAAAAAGATTTTTAAGGATTTATCTATAAAATTAAAAGGATGGATTGAAAAAGGTTACACCAATGGAGGTGAAATCTTTATAGCTAAAGACAGTGTAGTATTGCATCACAGTAGTGCTGGTTGGAAAGATATAGAGGATGGTGAAAAACATGAACTAAACACGATATGCAGAATTAGGTCTATGACAAAACCATTCATAGGTACGCTGATTTTACAATTTGTTGAAAATAAAAAACTTAAACTATCAGATAAGGCGGGACAGTACATAAAAAGTTTATCTAAAACATGTACATCAAACATAACAATTAAAGATTTATTGCAACATACTTCGGGTTTTAATCAGCAAAGTATTTTAGGGCTTAATAATTTGAAATCAGGAATCGATTCAATTGCCAATAAATGTGTAGACTTTAAAACAGGTGAAAAATTCACCTATTCAGATGTCAATACTGCAATTTTAGCGCTAGTTTTAGAAGAGGTTTCAGGAAAATCAATAGAAACCCTTCTTAAGCAGCAAATTTTCATACCTCTTCGCTTAGAAAATACACATACTCAAATTAAAGATTCTTTCAGAAATAATTTATCCTCTACACATATTGATGATCCACTTATTGGATTGAAAAAATACTGGGATAATAATGAGGAAAACTTTGTTTCATATTTTAGAGCAAGTGGAGGTATTTTTTCAACAGCGAGAGACTATGCTGTATTTTGTCATTTATGGATAAAGGAAGGAAAGTTTATGAATCAGGAAATTCTTCAGAAAGAAACCATAGATTCGGCATTATTAGCGAATAAATTATCTATTAGCGCTAAAAAAAATTACTATGGATATGGTAATCATTTGCAAAT includes:
- a CDS encoding type II toxin-antitoxin system RatA family toxin, whose amino-acid sequence is MNILQIALLGNGIFSLTTGLFLLIFKNRVARWFGQEKSLAFLIIGLGLLYFSYSIFEQLKNPELGAVFYIIVQDLIWVLASIVILLIKPFNITVLGNQIITGVAFVVLFFGVGQSVGLAQTDSIKEKGIKRLSFERVINASKENTWKTISDVANYHQVAPNIDSVEIISGEGEGMVRSCTHKKDKWTEIATLWDEGEQYSFKVNTDAEDYPYPLKYLQGTWKVEKISGYQTKITMVFEFTYKRRIYNLLIHPFMKKQFDKICRELLDNWQNELEAK
- a CDS encoding serine hydrolase domain-containing protein, giving the protein MVKKILLSVIGFFVLAVMVLIVLIKLDSFPSQYNEVPVSVFGEEHDDPYFKYNSGTDEKNEAKKIFKDLSIKLKGWIEKGYTNGGEIFIAKDSVVLHHSSAGWKDIEDGEKHELNTICRIRSMTKPFIGTLILQFVENKKLKLSDKAGQYIKSLSKTCTSNITIKDLLQHTSGFNQQSILGLNNLKSGIDSIANKCVDFKTGEKFTYSDVNTAILALVLEEVSGKSIETLLKQQIFIPLRLENTHTQIKDSFRNNLSSTHIDDPLIGLKKYWDNNEENFVSYFRASGGIFSTARDYAVFCHLWIKEGKFMNQEILQKETIDSALLANKLSISAKKNYYGYGNHLQIFEKKESEFGLIYGHSGSDGTLALIIPKYDLIICFFTQTRNNKALKLFYQTIIQKMKKIKKL